Genomic window ([Eubacterium] hominis):
ATATAATAGTTACTACGGACAAGTTTTTTCTTATTATCCTACAGATTTTAGCGAGTATTATATAAATTCAGATCGTCTTGAACAAATAAGAGCAAAATATAATTTTCCATCAATTAAATCTTATGGTGAAATTTTAGATCCATACGCAAATGCAGCAGAAATGTTTTCTTGGCCACTTCATGAATTAACTTATTTTACTGAACTATATGAAAAAAATCTAGTTCCTATGACTTATTCTCATGTGGATAGTACTACAGTCTTTTTACAGATCTTACGAAACATATTAGTTTATGCCACACCAATTTTAATTATATTATTATTTTATAATGATCGAAAAGAATATCATGATATGGGAATTGATAAAACTATGATGGTAATTCCAAAAGCAAGAAACAGATTTATTTTTGGGAAAGTTGTTGCTAATTCCTTGATTATAATGATGATAATATTTGGGCCTATACTGTGTTTTACTTTAGTTTTAGGCATATTTGATCATTTCCAAAATTTATCTTATCCTTTATTCGCTAATAAAGCAGGTATATCAAGTATACATTATTCTTTCTTTCCTAATTTATATAATTTAGGAACTTTACAAGAATCTATTGAATCAGGTATAATGACGAACTTTGGATTGACATATACAAGTATAAATATGCTGTTTAATCCATACATGGACTTCATTCCCTTATGGCAAGGAATTTTATTAACGCTTATTTTATATATCGCTTTGATATTTTTGTATGTTCAAATCAATATGTTTATCACAAGATTAATTAAGAATCCAAATTTAGCTTTAACGATTAATATAGCATTAATTCTAGCATTGATATTTATATCGCCATTAACTTCAATGGAATTCATAAATTCTTTTAATCCATTGACATATAGAGATCCGGGTATGAATGTTATGGGAACGAGCTATTATCCATGGTCATTAGGTATGCTTGTCATCTTCAGCTATAATATCATTTTATATTTAGGTAATAGAATAGTTTTTGCTAAAAAGTATTATGGATAATCATTAGAGATTATAAAGTGGAAAATTAAGTCCTCTCGCCTATTGTTCACAATGATCAATGCACTAAAGTTTTGATAATGATTTCCTTAATTTCTTATCTATGAGATATATTATTTCAAATTGGATGTAGAAAAAAATCTTCAAAATCGAGGATTTTTTTTATAAACCCAAAGCATATCTTCAAAAGTTTTACACATTTCTTTTTCTATCATATCTTAATCTATCTTATTTATAATATAATACATATTCCTCAAAAGCTTTTTTAAACTCTGTACATCTTTTCTGTGATAACGGAAGAATAGATCCATTGGCTATGATAATCTCTTTATCTCTTATTGCTTTTATCCAAAAACAGGCTTCATTGCGCTTTATATGGAAACAACATATACATCATACTGCGTTTTATATATAAATTCGCTATATTTTACTTTGCGTTTTATATATAAAATAACCATTTTTATATTGCGTTTTACCTCATGAAGATATATAATCAACTTGAGGTGATAGCTGTGCTATTTAAAAGAAAGATATATCAGAAATTAATTGATTGGAAAAATAATGCTGCTGGAGAGAAAGCTCTGATGATAGAAGGTGCTCGTAGAATTGGAAAATCCACAATTGTGGAAGAATTTGCGAAAAATGAATATAAAAGCTATTTATTGATTGATTTTAATGACGCAAGTGATGCTGTTAAGAATGCTTTTTCTCTTTATTTAAATGATTTAGATACTTTTTTCATGATATTAAGTGTAGAATATAATGTTCAATTATATCCAAAGGAGTCCATCATTATTTTTGACGAAGTACAACAATTTCCTAAAGCACGTCAATCTATAAAAAAACTTGTAAAAGATGGCCGTTATGACTATATAGAAACTGGATCGCTCATATCTATAAAAGAAAATGTTAAGGATATCACGATTCCTTCTGAAGAACGAAAATTGAAGATGTATCCTTTAGATTTTGAAGAATTTTGTTGGGCATTGAATGAAACAATGCTAGTTGAATATATAAAAAAATGTTATCAAGACCTCAAGCCTTTAGATGATACTTTGCATCATAAAGCTATGCTTCTTTTTAAGCAGTATATGCTGATTGGTGGTATGCCAATGAGTTTATCTAAATACTTAGAAAATAATAGAAGTTTTATAAGTTCAGATGAAGAAAAACGGGATATTCTAGCATTATATCGAGATGACATAAACAAAATTCAAGCGAAATATCGTACAAAAGTTTTGTCCATTTATGATCAAATACCATCATTTCTATCACAACACGAAAAACGAGTACGCTTATCTAATATCGAATTGAACTCCGCTTTTCCTATGTATCAGGATACATTTTATTGGTTAGGTAATTCCATGATTGCCAATGAGTGTTTTAATTGTAACGATCCTAATGTTGGTTTAGCTTTAAATGAAGATCGTACCTATGTTAAATGTTATATGGGTGATACTGGTTTACTTGTATCTCATGCATTTAATGAAAAAGAAATATCCGATGGTCAATTATACAAGCAGATATTAAATGATAATTTATCCATCAATGAAGGTATGTTATTTGAAAATGCAATTGCACAATGTTTAGTAGCGAACAACTATCCTTTATTCTTTTACACAAAGTATAACAAAGAAAAGCATAGGAATGATATCGAGATAGATTTTATTATTTCTAATGGTTCTAAGACAAAACCAAAAATTCATCCTATAGAAGTAAAATCTAACAAAAAATATACAACAACATCTCTTGAAAAATTTGTTGAATTATATTCAAAGAGAATTGGTACTGCTTATATTATTCATACCAAAAACTTATCTGTGAAAAATTCAAAAATCGTTTGTATTCCAGCATATATGACATTTTGTTTATAGACTTAGCCTATAGAAATATAGGATTGGTTAGTATTAGATGAATATAGTGAAAAACCTTACTACATACAATCCTATAGAAACAATCCCAATTCACAAAAAAGTCCTTCACAATCATAGTGAAGGACAATACTTTCAACCCAACCATTTATATACCACATATCGGTCAGTGGTAAACTTTTACACTCTCTAAATTTTGTCTGCCTTTTTCTATTTTCGATATTGATCCAACAAATCTTTTAAATCCTTCCCTTCCTCATGCAGCTGATCCATGGTTGTATCTCCTACTAGACTTCCTCCATCAATCACAATACAGCGATCCGCAATTGTTTCAATTTCTTCAATGTTATGTGTAGAAATTAAAATGATGGTATCATCATGTAGCTGTTCAATCAATAATTTAATCGTATCTTCTTTTGCGTATACATCCAATCCATTAAAAGGTTCATCTAAAACAATCAGTTTCGCATTCATCGCAAATCCTGCTGCAATTTCTGTTTTCATTTGTTGTCCTTTTGAAAACTCTTTTATTTTTCCACCATCGGATATTTCAAACTTTGATAATAGTTCATCATATTTGTTTTGATCAAAATGAATATAGTAATCCTTTAAAAAAATTCCATATTCCTTTGCGGACATATTCGGCATAAAACTACCTTCTTCACTGATGAAAGCCACATCCTGATATTGATCATAAACAGGTTTCTCATTCCATAAAATGCTACCGTTATCAATTTGAATCAGATCTAATATTGATTTCAACATAGTAGTTTTACCACTACCATTTCTTCCAAGAATTCCAGTGATTTCTCCCTCCTGAAACTGTATGGATAAATTTTTTATACCTTTTCCATTTGTATATGTCTTACTCACATTATCTAATATTAGCATTATTTTTCCTCCAATTTCTCAAATGTTCCAAAATCCATCAAGCCATTCATATACGCAATTGACATATCGTAAGGGATGATGATATCTGTTTGATATAGGCAGGCATTACCTTCATATACAGCTAATCGCCATCCT
Coding sequences:
- a CDS encoding AAA family ATPase; amino-acid sequence: MLFKRKIYQKLIDWKNNAAGEKALMIEGARRIGKSTIVEEFAKNEYKSYLLIDFNDASDAVKNAFSLYLNDLDTFFMILSVEYNVQLYPKESIIIFDEVQQFPKARQSIKKLVKDGRYDYIETGSLISIKENVKDITIPSEERKLKMYPLDFEEFCWALNETMLVEYIKKCYQDLKPLDDTLHHKAMLLFKQYMLIGGMPMSLSKYLENNRSFISSDEEKRDILALYRDDINKIQAKYRTKVLSIYDQIPSFLSQHEKRVRLSNIELNSAFPMYQDTFYWLGNSMIANECFNCNDPNVGLALNEDRTYVKCYMGDTGLLVSHAFNEKEISDGQLYKQILNDNLSINEGMLFENAIAQCLVANNYPLFFYTKYNKEKHRNDIEIDFIISNGSKTKPKIHPIEVKSNKKYTTTSLEKFVELYSKRIGTAYIIHTKNLSVKNSKIVCIPAYMTFCL
- a CDS encoding ABC transporter ATP-binding protein, with the translated sequence MLILDNVSKTYTNGKGIKNLSIQFQEGEITGILGRNGSGKTTMLKSILDLIQIDNGSILWNEKPVYDQYQDVAFISEEGSFMPNMSAKEYGIFLKDYYIHFDQNKYDELLSKFEISDGGKIKEFSKGQQMKTEIAAGFAMNAKLIVLDEPFNGLDVYAKEDTIKLLIEQLHDDTIILISTHNIEEIETIADRCIVIDGGSLVGDTTMDQLHEEGKDLKDLLDQYRK